The Faecalibaculum rodentium genome segment GCTCAGATGGGTTTCAAGGCGTTTCTTCTGACCATTTCCTGGTCCCGCCTGTTCCCCCATGGCATCGAAGAGGAACCGAATCCTGACGGCATTGCCTTTTACCGGCAGATCTTCGAGGAACTCCGGGCCAGGGGGATCGAGCCCATGGTCACGCTGTGGCATGGAGACACACCGCTGTATCTCGAAGAAAAGCTTGGGGGATGGAGCAGCCGCGAAACGGTACGCCTGTTTGTAAAGTATGCGGAAACCTGTTTCCGGTCTTTCCGCGGCCTTGTGAAGTACTGGATGACGTTTTCCGAGATCAACAGCCTGATCGCTCAGATCGACCTCGATCCCGAGAATTATTCACCCGAAATCTGGCAGGATGCCTATCAGCAGACCCATTTCATGCTGGTGGCCAGTGCCATGGCAGTGCAGATCGGACATGAAATCGATCCGGAAAACCGCATTGGCGGGATCCTCATGGCCCAGACCGTGTACCCGAAAACACCCTCTCCCCAGGATGTACAGGCCACGCTGGCGTCCTGGGAACGGAATGTATATTATGCCGGGGATGTGATGGTCAAGGGAGCCTACCCGGTATTCGCACCCAAGCACTGGAAAGCACACAAAATCGTGCTGGACATCACCGACAGTGAGCGGGAGGTCCTGAAAAAGGGGACCATCGACTTTTATGCCTTCACGTACTACAACAGCCTCATGGCGGACCGGGAACATGGACGGGAAGCGGGACAGAATCCGGAGCTGCAGGAAGACAGCTGGGGAAATGTCTATGATCCGGAAGGTCTGCGCATTTTCATGAATACCATTTATGACCGGTATTCTCTCCCGGTCTTTGTGGTGGAAAATGGCCTGGGCAGTCAGGATGTGCTGGAGGGAGACCGCATCCGCGATCCATACCGGATTGAATTCCTGAAGAAGCATATCAACCAGGTGGCACTGGCGATTCAGGACGGCATCCCGGTTTTGGGGTATCTGGTCTGGAGTGCCGCCGATCTTGTCTCCAATTCCACCGGCGAGCGCTCAAAGCGCTATGGACTGATCCATGTGGATATGAAAGACGGCGGACGGCGCCGGCCCAAGGACAGTTTTTACTGGTACCGGGATGTGATTGCCTCCAATGGAGAAAAGCTGGAGTGCGAAACTGCTCAGTCGGATGACAGGCAGGACCAGGATATGGGCGGCGATACAGAGGCAGCAGCCGGCTGATGATGCCTGGCTGACCGCCATGGACAGAACGGGAATAAAGAAAACAGGCACCGTGCCCGGGACTTCATGACCCCGGTGCGTGGTGCCTGTTCTGGTTCTTCTCGTGATGGCTGCGGGCACGGTGCCCGGTCTTCAGGCCGCAAAAGCTGCCGGATCCGGTGCGCCCGGAGCGTTTTCCACAGTGACCGCTGCAGCTTCCCGGTACTGGGTCTTTTCCCAGTCCAGAAACCGTTGTTGCAGCTCTTCCTGTCTGTCGTGTCTGACCACCGGTTTGCCGTGTTCCACAAACACCAGCTCTCCGGCCTGGTCCAGCCGGAAATTCAGGTACACGGAAATGCCGTCGAATTCGCAGACAGCCTCTCCCTGGATTTTTTCCGGATCGTCAATTCCCGGTTTTGCTTCCAGCAGCACCTGCCGGTCCAGTTCCAGCTGCGCCCGCAGGCTTTCCCTGACAAACTGCAGCCCTGCTTCATCGAGATACACCGGTTCGCGGGTTTCCCTGGAAAAGGGCACATAGACAAGAGGTCTGTCTTCGCTGGCCGCCAGGACAAACCCGGCGGTTTCCGTCTGCCGGCGGTAAGGGATGCCATTGGCGTAGAATGTATCCTGTACAGCCTGGTTGTAGGCGGCGGTGATGCGCTCGATCTGCCGGTCGGTGACCGGGTACAACTCCGGCTGTCCGGCTTCGTCTTCTTCGTACCGGACGGCGAAGACCTGCTCTCCATCCTGGAGCAGCAGGAAGAGTTTCTGGTCCGGAGACCGGAAGGTGAACAGGATGTCGTAGGTCCTGTCTTCTATGATGATTTGATTGTCCTGCATGTCTTCACTATATCAGCAGCCTTCTTTTCTGCAAAGTTCCATGTTATATATAC includes the following:
- a CDS encoding DUF1292 domain-containing protein, coding for MQDNQIIIEDRTYDILFTFRSPDQKLFLLLQDGEQVFAVRYEEDEAGQPELYPVTDRQIERITAAYNQAVQDTFYANGIPYRRQTETAGFVLAASEDRPLVYVPFSRETREPVYLDEAGLQFVRESLRAQLELDRQVLLEAKPGIDDPEKIQGEAVCEFDGISVYLNFRLDQAGELVFVEHGKPVVRHDRQEELQQRFLDWEKTQYREAAAVTVENAPGAPDPAAFAA
- a CDS encoding glycoside hydrolase family 1 protein, which codes for MQRFPAGFLWGASTAANQYEGGWNEGGRGMALTDVMTAGQKDRKITWIDKFGSPHASQAIGFTLPAQAQYAVLEDYDYPNHQGSDFYHHWRQDIDLFAQMGFKAFLLTISWSRLFPHGIEEEPNPDGIAFYRQIFEELRARGIEPMVTLWHGDTPLYLEEKLGGWSSRETVRLFVKYAETCFRSFRGLVKYWMTFSEINSLIAQIDLDPENYSPEIWQDAYQQTHFMLVASAMAVQIGHEIDPENRIGGILMAQTVYPKTPSPQDVQATLASWERNVYYAGDVMVKGAYPVFAPKHWKAHKIVLDITDSEREVLKKGTIDFYAFTYYNSLMADREHGREAGQNPELQEDSWGNVYDPEGLRIFMNTIYDRYSLPVFVVENGLGSQDVLEGDRIRDPYRIEFLKKHINQVALAIQDGIPVLGYLVWSAADLVSNSTGERSKRYGLIHVDMKDGGRRRPKDSFYWYRDVIASNGEKLECETAQSDDRQDQDMGGDTEAAAG